A window from Candidatus Zixiibacteriota bacterium encodes these proteins:
- a CDS encoding class I SAM-dependent methyltransferase, with protein MSKKKLTEKDYWEVEVESGADEVTSGARSGLKAGLADRFFGKIKDGYVKYLLYDVQCGKYLPEGPLKVLEVGSSPGNELLAMHRRFGYIPYGVEYTESGAALNRRNFAAHGFDESHVIHSDVFDREFQREYSEQFDVVMSHGLIEHFTEMDDVIRAHTDLLKPDGYLLLTVPNFRWLNYLMIKFFAPHAIEAHNLNIMKKKNMLSCCPSDQFEVLVCKFIGTWNCGLIYGPKKSKIKTFLMNLLMRFQEVHDAVLYTFFKGGFIESSLFSPKLMLLAKKKPTS; from the coding sequence ATGTCCAAGAAGAAGCTGACGGAAAAAGACTACTGGGAAGTTGAGGTCGAATCCGGCGCCGATGAGGTTACCAGTGGCGCCCGGTCCGGTCTCAAAGCCGGGTTGGCTGATCGCTTCTTCGGAAAAATCAAAGACGGCTATGTCAAGTACTTGCTGTACGATGTTCAGTGCGGCAAATACCTGCCCGAAGGTCCCCTCAAAGTGCTGGAGGTCGGCAGTTCGCCCGGCAACGAACTGCTGGCCATGCATCGTAGATTCGGCTATATCCCATACGGCGTGGAATACACCGAGTCCGGCGCGGCCCTGAACCGGCGCAATTTCGCCGCACACGGGTTTGATGAAAGCCACGTAATTCACTCCGATGTTTTCGATAGGGAATTCCAGCGTGAATACTCAGAACAGTTTGATGTTGTCATGTCGCACGGTCTAATCGAACACTTCACCGAGATGGACGACGTCATACGTGCTCACACCGACCTATTGAAACCTGATGGCTATCTGTTATTGACAGTGCCGAATTTTCGATGGTTGAATTATCTGATGATTAAGTTTTTTGCTCCTCATGCAATTGAGGCGCACAATCTTAATATTATGAAGAAGAAGAATATGCTCAGTTGTTGTCCGTCCGATCAATTTGAGGTGCTCGTGTGCAAGTTCATCGGCACCTGGAACTGCGGTTTGATCTACGGACCCAAAAAGAGCAAGATCAAGACCTTTCTCATGAACCTGCTCATGCGCTTTCAGGAAGTACATGATGCGGTGTTATATACTTTCTTCAAAGGCGGCTTTATCGAGAGTTCGCTGTTCAGCCCCAAATTGATGCTCCTGGCGAAGAAGAAGCCGACCTCTTGA
- a CDS encoding phenylacetate--CoA ligase family protein: MDLIRFLAQRLFLPLSRRREGFDSSSIVRQLEKSQYLSLEEIRGRQFQRLKTLLENAYDHVPYYRALFDERCIVPDDISSFDDFEKLPPLTKSDVRDNQEQLLSSKDDRSTLIPKKTGGSTGVPLHLYWSRDATAFKQAATQRHDAWSGYAPGEKLAQLWGADAGHDTLRARLYNYLVTRRLLLDTLEMSEKNSLAFVEKIRRYRPPYLLGHAHSVYVLALFLEEHGIVDLGISSVICTAEVLTDGERHKIEQVFSAEVFNRYGCEELSVVASECEQHEGLHINSEGLYVEVIGGDEEKPGELVITDLVNDAMPFIRYQIEDTATIYTTPCACGRGLPRLKKLYGRSSDFLYTPDGRMLSGISIMDHFAIDIPGVWQVQLVQDALDHLFVKIVRTGQFGEPSLAKLAQTVPAFFGKAMRYDVEYVKELPMTARGKYQFAVSKIDKPN, from the coding sequence ATGGACCTGATCAGATTTCTGGCTCAACGTCTGTTCCTGCCACTTTCGCGACGACGCGAAGGATTCGACAGTTCGTCCATCGTGCGACAGTTGGAGAAATCGCAGTATCTGTCGCTGGAAGAAATCCGTGGCAGGCAGTTCCAACGTCTCAAGACATTGTTGGAAAACGCCTACGATCATGTCCCGTACTACCGGGCGCTGTTCGATGAACGCTGCATCGTCCCGGATGATATATCCTCATTCGACGATTTTGAGAAGCTGCCGCCCTTGACCAAGTCTGACGTCCGGGATAATCAGGAGCAACTGTTGTCGTCAAAGGACGATCGCTCGACCCTGATACCCAAGAAGACCGGTGGTTCCACAGGAGTTCCCTTGCATTTGTACTGGAGCCGGGATGCGACCGCTTTCAAACAAGCGGCCACACAACGTCACGACGCCTGGTCCGGCTATGCACCGGGTGAAAAACTGGCCCAACTGTGGGGCGCCGATGCAGGCCATGACACGCTACGAGCCCGGCTGTACAACTACCTGGTGACACGCCGCTTGCTTTTGGATACGCTTGAAATGTCTGAAAAAAACTCACTCGCTTTCGTTGAAAAAATCAGGCGCTACCGCCCGCCATACTTGCTGGGCCACGCCCACTCGGTGTATGTCCTGGCGCTTTTTCTGGAAGAGCATGGTATCGTCGACCTCGGTATTAGCAGTGTCATTTGCACGGCAGAAGTTCTGACCGACGGCGAACGACACAAGATCGAACAGGTGTTTTCGGCCGAAGTGTTCAACCGTTATGGCTGCGAGGAACTCTCGGTGGTCGCATCGGAATGCGAACAGCACGAGGGTCTTCATATCAACTCAGAAGGCCTCTATGTCGAGGTGATCGGCGGCGACGAAGAAAAGCCCGGCGAGCTGGTCATCACCGACCTGGTCAATGACGCTATGCCGTTCATTCGTTACCAGATCGAAGATACGGCTACAATCTATACGACACCATGCGCTTGCGGACGGGGGCTGCCGCGTTTGAAAAAACTGTACGGTCGCTCCTCCGACTTTCTCTACACGCCAGACGGCCGGATGCTCTCCGGGATTTCCATCATGGATCATTTCGCCATAGACATCCCCGGCGTGTGGCAGGTTCAACTTGTACAGGATGCGTTGGATCATTTATTTGTCAAAATAGTGCGCACCGGACAGTTCGGTGAGCCGAGTCTGGCCAAACTGGCTCAGACGGTTCCAGCGTTTTTTGGAAAGGCCATGCGCTACGATGTCGAGTATGTCAAGGAACTGCCGATGACGGCGCGAGGAAAGTATCAGTTTGCAGTATCCAAAATCGACAAACCTAATTGA
- a CDS encoding O-antigen ligase family protein encodes MGRQYVSARSLLLAALVFISVAGGIGVIFPPHIYPLAVVVGLIALGLMIYSPISALVLYLVFFLAWPQEWAPYFNHLPPFTERIIGFMAIGSMLISFIMKQRSKFYLGRVGFGLVAFIAALCLTVFTAYWLTEVKNTLVDMLRFLTVFVLIVQICETPKKLKAVVLLYFILTGIMATLSVVNYYNGIFQYTMGIQRALGHGLSYADPNSHAANLAYCLPVMLYYLKETKGKWDRALIILIGLICVWNIVLTGSRTSMIGTLFLAGVVVVRSKRRLAYGFLAIIMLLLLINIMPGQYKDRFMTATEVVTDEGPDQSAKGRIEGLRDGFLLFLKSPITGVGAGCYKVARGEEFGEWVSSHFMLGELIADGGIIGIGTFVFFIYAMFWSIGQARRYLKNRRTSSDNRFLMGLVEGILVSLWILFLQGMGTHNLYRFNWYFFAALVAVAHRLTVIAQTAEETDEADPPPEKLAIQESSGP; translated from the coding sequence ATGGGAAGACAGTACGTATCGGCACGATCGCTCTTGTTGGCGGCCTTAGTGTTTATATCGGTGGCCGGCGGCATCGGTGTCATCTTCCCACCGCACATATATCCGCTGGCGGTCGTGGTCGGGCTGATTGCGCTCGGCTTGATGATCTACAGCCCGATCTCGGCCCTGGTTCTCTACCTGGTTTTCTTTTTGGCCTGGCCACAAGAGTGGGCTCCCTATTTCAACCACTTGCCACCTTTCACCGAGCGAATCATCGGCTTCATGGCTATCGGCAGTATGTTGATATCGTTCATAATGAAGCAGCGCTCAAAATTCTACCTTGGTCGTGTCGGCTTCGGCCTGGTGGCTTTTATCGCAGCTCTGTGCCTGACGGTCTTCACTGCCTACTGGCTCACCGAGGTCAAGAACACTTTGGTGGACATGTTGCGCTTCCTGACCGTCTTCGTGCTGATTGTCCAAATCTGTGAAACACCCAAGAAACTGAAAGCGGTAGTACTCTTGTACTTCATCCTGACCGGCATTATGGCCACTTTGTCGGTAGTCAATTATTACAACGGGATATTCCAGTACACTATGGGCATCCAACGCGCGTTGGGACACGGGCTCAGCTACGCCGATCCTAATTCACACGCCGCCAACCTGGCCTACTGTCTGCCGGTCATGCTTTACTACCTGAAAGAAACCAAGGGCAAATGGGACCGAGCCCTGATAATTCTCATCGGCCTGATATGCGTATGGAACATCGTCCTCACTGGCTCCCGAACGAGCATGATTGGCACACTTTTCCTGGCTGGTGTGGTGGTGGTGCGCTCCAAGCGACGACTTGCGTATGGTTTTCTGGCCATAATTATGTTGCTGCTGCTGATCAACATAATGCCGGGACAGTACAAAGATCGCTTTATGACGGCCACCGAGGTCGTCACCGATGAGGGTCCGGACCAATCGGCCAAAGGACGCATCGAAGGACTGCGCGACGGCTTTTTGTTGTTCCTGAAAAGCCCAATCACCGGCGTGGGGGCCGGTTGCTACAAGGTGGCCAGAGGAGAAGAGTTCGGCGAGTGGGTTTCGTCACACTTCATGCTGGGCGAACTGATCGCCGACGGCGGCATCATCGGAATCGGCACCTTTGTGTTCTTCATCTATGCAATGTTCTGGTCCATAGGGCAAGCCCGGCGTTATCTGAAAAACCGACGAACCAGCAGCGACAACCGCTTTCTTATGGGTCTGGTGGAGGGTATCCTCGTTTCACTGTGGATTCTGTTCCTGCAAGGCATGGGTACCCACAACCTGTACCGCTTCAACTGGTACTTTTTCGCCGCCCTGGTGGCGGTGGCCCATCGTCTGACAGTGATCGCTCAGACGGCCGAGGAAACAGACGAGGCCGACCCACCGCCTGAGAAACTGGCTATTCAAGAGTCTTCCGGACCGTAG
- a CDS encoding ester cyclase has translation METELERNKDLVRLESEEIGNKGNLDIIDELFSVDIVRHFLPDGSQTKGLEELRERIAHHRKAFPDWAEEIKLIVAEGDYVAIHWTSTGTNTGRFRGSPPTGKRIQTNDMSIFRIVDGKIVEQWLLPDVLTLNRQLGLIPQSP, from the coding sequence ATGGAAACTGAACTGGAACGTAACAAAGATCTCGTTCGTCTTGAGAGCGAAGAGATTGGGAACAAGGGCAATCTCGACATAATTGACGAACTGTTCTCTGTTGACATCGTTCGCCATTTCCTTCCAGATGGTTCCCAAACGAAAGGCCTTGAAGAATTGCGCGAGCGTATAGCTCACCACCGCAAGGCATTTCCAGATTGGGCAGAAGAAATCAAGCTGATCGTTGCCGAAGGCGATTATGTTGCGATTCATTGGACATCCACTGGAACGAATACGGGTAGGTTCCGTGGCAGCCCACCCACTGGGAAACGGATTCAAACAAATGACATGTCGATCTTTCGAATTGTTGATGGTAAGATTGTGGAGCAGTGGCTCCTGCCGGATGTGTTGACCCTGAATCGACAACTCGGCCTCATTCCGCAGTCACCGTAG
- a CDS encoding T9SS type A sorting domain-containing protein: MKIRRWWLVVAGCIVMTATAYAGGIDRLPDQTLLWNRFHTVTIVDSFALALSPEGIVVSRYDLGNANFVQVQQLFLDDEPVQMKVRDGLLLVHTMRDSLLIVDISHLPSLSRLGAVDVGIPLSDFDIHEQDLYVSAWFSGILRYSIDEHYDIRFADSSMKPVLVTQLEISGDTLYGLDEYNGVIRYDLAGAGFGRFVDYLFVPQRAALFGRAGEEFIIAAINDGILFGRFGQTGSGIVESVDGGVPVVKVLMTESQFVLVGDRVVQLMDRADHSQRTTFEIDDDRPDGDLFYLDDLPYLILPGRTGGLVMYSLADPGQSRIAYDRPGPVRGMSLHADRLYTGGQSNPIDVFSLDRWRRTPRLDFTVYPGLQNVAALDHNGDSLIVLYHGLNRIAFITSSSDPDEYYLEGSVSVDANDAVDLEYLPNWLNDGAAVMVRGAFSISIYPINDSTGILHAATWPFLGEVLSVATADSVLYVSTGKNAISIYRVNDDLSLMWLSQIDLAIPAFQLHVRDSRLTYFTYDDMTYVDCSDPVFPVVEEVTPLTLPVTDGVLYDNRLYTVGVDGVAIYDLATSPPGLVAHGGRAGEFLATDGRVVATSGGGSIHLYYLHRDRIHQVHVEPPVPDRFGLSQNYPNPFNPITFIDFTLPQPEQVRVEVFNLLGQTVRTLLDAQRGAGLHTVAWDAQNDQGQPVASGVYIYRINAGDQRASRKMLLMR; encoded by the coding sequence ATGAAAATCCGTCGCTGGTGGTTGGTCGTTGCAGGTTGTATTGTCATGACCGCGACCGCCTACGCCGGTGGGATCGACCGGTTGCCCGACCAGACATTGTTGTGGAACCGTTTCCATACCGTGACCATTGTTGACAGTTTTGCACTGGCCCTGTCGCCGGAGGGGATTGTGGTCAGCCGGTATGACCTCGGCAACGCGAATTTCGTGCAGGTCCAGCAGTTGTTTCTTGACGACGAGCCGGTTCAGATGAAAGTGCGCGATGGGTTGTTGCTCGTTCACACCATGCGTGACAGCCTGCTTATAGTCGATATCAGTCATCTACCCAGTCTGTCCCGCTTGGGCGCCGTTGATGTCGGCATACCCTTGTCCGATTTTGACATTCACGAACAAGACCTGTACGTGTCGGCCTGGTTCTCAGGTATCCTCAGGTACAGCATCGATGAACATTACGACATCCGGTTCGCCGATTCCAGCATGAAACCGGTATTGGTAACACAACTGGAAATATCCGGCGACACGCTATACGGACTCGATGAATACAACGGCGTTATACGCTACGATTTGGCCGGTGCGGGCTTTGGGCGGTTTGTTGATTATCTGTTTGTGCCTCAGCGCGCCGCCTTGTTCGGTCGAGCCGGTGAGGAGTTTATCATCGCGGCGATCAACGATGGAATCCTGTTCGGACGTTTCGGCCAGACCGGTTCAGGAATCGTGGAGTCAGTCGATGGGGGAGTGCCGGTCGTCAAGGTCCTGATGACTGAGAGCCAGTTCGTGTTGGTCGGTGATCGCGTCGTTCAGTTAATGGACCGCGCAGATCATTCTCAACGCACCACCTTCGAGATCGACGATGATCGCCCGGATGGCGACCTGTTCTATCTCGATGACCTGCCATATCTGATTCTGCCGGGCCGGACCGGTGGACTGGTGATGTATTCGCTTGCCGATCCCGGTCAGTCGCGCATCGCTTATGATCGACCGGGTCCCGTTCGCGGTATGTCCCTGCACGCCGATCGGTTGTACACCGGCGGACAATCCAATCCGATCGATGTTTTCAGCCTTGATCGCTGGCGCCGGACACCACGACTGGACTTTACCGTATACCCCGGTCTCCAGAACGTGGCCGCGCTGGATCATAACGGTGACAGTTTGATTGTTCTATATCACGGTCTAAATAGGATCGCGTTCATTACGTCAAGCAGCGATCCGGACGAATACTATCTGGAGGGTTCGGTCTCGGTCGATGCCAACGATGCGGTCGACCTGGAATACCTTCCTAATTGGCTGAACGACGGCGCGGCTGTGATGGTCAGAGGAGCCTTTTCGATCAGCATATATCCCATCAATGATTCCACCGGCATTTTGCACGCAGCAACCTGGCCGTTTCTTGGAGAAGTGCTCTCGGTAGCCACGGCCGATTCGGTTCTCTATGTGTCAACCGGTAAGAATGCCATTAGCATCTATCGGGTGAACGACGATCTCTCCCTGATGTGGCTTTCACAGATCGATCTGGCTATCCCGGCTTTCCAACTGCACGTCCGGGACAGCCGACTGACCTATTTTACTTATGACGATATGACCTACGTTGATTGTTCCGACCCTGTCTTTCCGGTCGTGGAGGAAGTAACTCCGTTGACCTTGCCGGTAACCGATGGCGTACTGTACGACAATCGTCTTTACACTGTTGGCGTCGATGGTGTGGCCATCTATGATCTTGCCACATCGCCGCCCGGATTGGTTGCGCACGGCGGCCGAGCCGGGGAGTTTTTGGCCACCGATGGCCGGGTCGTGGCTACCTCGGGCGGGGGATCGATTCACCTGTACTACCTGCACCGGGATCGAATCCATCAGGTGCATGTTGAACCACCGGTACCTGATCGCTTCGGACTGTCGCAGAACTACCCCAACCCGTTCAACCCGATTACTTTTATAGATTTCACCTTGCCGCAGCCTGAGCAGGTTCGCGTGGAAGTTTTCAATCTGCTCGGCCAGACGGTCAGGACCCTGCTTGATGCCCAACGAGGCGCCGGACTCCACACTGTGGCCTGGGATGCTCAGAACGATCAAGGCCAACCGGTAGCCAGCGGCGTATACATCTATCGCATCAACGCAGGCGATCAGCGTGCCTCCAGGAAGATGCTCTTGATGCGCTAG
- a CDS encoding S8 family peptidase, with amino-acid sequence MAVLLDAPAETTKVVVAIVDTGVDLLHPELEGRLWVNADEIPGNLVDDDHNGFVDDTLGYDVSGDVQTLFNPIGDNDPTDEVGHGTHIAGIIAANSNPLGVAGVAPFAKIMAVKIRPNATTAVGVAGIIYAVNAGAQVINISWGTPFESGLLQEAMEFARLNGVFVAVAPGNTGDNTRFFPAAYDSTFTVAAGHSSGNMTDFSTWGAHVDIVAPGLDILSLRAEGTDMYAAIGEPDVRIVGEDSLYYLADGTSMAAPMVVGAAAFLRGTRPDLSLAELEEILRMGAIDLLDPLDQGDTLVGPDTISGYGYLDLSASYDLLWHGGIQMISPIRRQRYTEDFSVRIAGVVGYEGSWQLDFSIGQGSDDWQYLASGGELPPDSVAFLFDDPTLEGFINFKLTDQYGNHSFTNCVHVRSQKLEITSPQTDDELKYHIPIIGSAYGPDFDSMFVAYRKQPGPFVRLDGSTGEYFDSLLFDWSVSGVDTGLFRVYLYGYFASGLQIDSATIQVVSAFADGWPRSIAGRPGVTAACADLNRDGVREIVIPTSAGLYMFDAHGDLVEGYPVADTSDVRCVPAIYDVDRDGQDEIICTSRDGLHVFKYDGSYADGWPVEVFTGQIPFGYAYPNMTVTQLGIGEDSAIVLLNKIGQIMAYEFNGDPYFYSLGGLFASFDPRISDSYSHGGPTSPFVTSTDLNGDGLNEVVASYSSPEPSTGLGLFDARTGLPAYDMLAPTIESSPRVYGTAVGDLTDDGLPEVVVLGRDSLGDMTMWVKTNGVDDLPGWPVKVPGVELWIGSYPILADLDLDRIPEILCTFFEYDIASLYIYRSDGSPYIDDEAHNGAAAFTEAVTFGTPTVANLTGDEFPEIMIRAGHILPGTGTEQIFILDHLAQPLPDWPVATPTRPTQVFSSRYAPLVDDLDGDGLVELIIVSDGLEILVWDFDAAYDDGLNTGRFLVDNRNSGILPPSLLPTGVDDEPTRLPVRATLSQNYPNPFNPVTNIEFSLPRSTHVDLRVFNILGQEVRVLLDRQMQVGEYSVPFDATGLSTGVYLYRMKTSDKTMTRKMVLVK; translated from the coding sequence GTGGCGGTTCTACTGGATGCCCCGGCCGAGACGACCAAAGTGGTGGTGGCGATTGTCGATACCGGTGTGGATTTGCTGCATCCGGAATTGGAGGGACGTCTGTGGGTCAACGCCGACGAAATCCCGGGCAACCTGGTCGACGACGATCACAACGGTTTTGTCGATGACACGCTGGGCTACGACGTGTCCGGAGACGTCCAGACTTTGTTCAATCCCATCGGCGATAACGACCCGACCGACGAGGTCGGCCACGGCACACATATTGCCGGAATTATTGCGGCCAACTCAAATCCGCTGGGTGTCGCCGGTGTAGCGCCGTTTGCCAAAATCATGGCCGTCAAAATTCGACCCAATGCCACCACGGCGGTTGGTGTGGCCGGAATCATATACGCCGTTAATGCCGGCGCCCAGGTGATCAACATAAGTTGGGGTACACCGTTCGAGTCCGGCTTGCTGCAAGAGGCCATGGAATTCGCCCGTCTCAATGGCGTCTTCGTAGCCGTCGCTCCCGGCAACACCGGCGACAACACCCGATTCTTCCCAGCCGCCTATGATTCCACCTTTACTGTGGCTGCGGGTCACTCTTCGGGCAACATGACCGACTTCTCAACCTGGGGCGCCCATGTCGATATTGTAGCGCCGGGCCTGGACATACTCTCGCTGCGCGCCGAGGGAACGGACATGTATGCAGCCATCGGCGAACCGGATGTTCGGATAGTCGGTGAAGACAGTCTTTACTATTTGGCCGATGGAACCTCAATGGCGGCGCCCATGGTAGTGGGGGCGGCTGCTTTTCTGAGAGGCACCAGACCGGACCTGTCTCTGGCTGAACTCGAAGAGATTCTGAGAATGGGCGCGATTGATCTTTTGGACCCACTTGACCAGGGTGACACGTTGGTCGGTCCCGATACGATCTCAGGCTACGGTTATCTCGACCTGTCGGCGTCGTATGATCTTTTGTGGCACGGCGGCATTCAAATGATCTCGCCGATCAGGCGCCAAAGGTATACCGAGGATTTCTCGGTTCGAATCGCCGGAGTGGTTGGATACGAGGGGAGTTGGCAATTGGACTTCTCAATCGGCCAGGGTTCCGACGACTGGCAGTACCTGGCCTCGGGGGGGGAGTTGCCGCCTGATTCTGTCGCCTTTTTGTTCGATGATCCGACTCTGGAGGGATTCATCAATTTCAAACTGACCGATCAGTACGGCAACCATTCATTCACCAATTGTGTTCATGTGCGCAGTCAAAAGCTTGAGATAACCTCGCCACAGACCGACGACGAACTCAAATACCATATACCTATAATCGGCAGCGCCTATGGTCCGGATTTTGATTCCATGTTTGTTGCCTACCGCAAACAGCCCGGACCGTTCGTGCGGCTGGATGGTTCCACCGGTGAGTACTTTGACTCACTGTTGTTCGATTGGTCGGTGTCCGGAGTGGATACCGGTCTCTTCCGCGTTTATCTCTATGGATACTTCGCCTCCGGTCTACAGATCGACTCGGCGACCATTCAGGTCGTCTCAGCCTTCGCCGACGGCTGGCCGCGTAGTATTGCCGGCCGTCCCGGAGTTACGGCCGCCTGTGCCGATCTCAACAGGGACGGTGTGCGTGAAATCGTGATTCCCACCAGTGCCGGGCTCTACATGTTTGATGCGCACGGCGACCTGGTCGAGGGTTACCCGGTGGCCGATACGTCCGATGTTCGGTGCGTCCCGGCCATTTACGATGTCGACCGGGATGGTCAGGACGAAATCATCTGTACCAGTCGCGACGGTTTACATGTCTTCAAGTACGACGGAAGTTACGCCGATGGCTGGCCGGTGGAAGTATTTACGGGGCAGATACCTTTCGGTTATGCTTATCCAAATATGACCGTAACACAGTTGGGGATCGGGGAAGATTCAGCCATCGTGCTTTTGAACAAGATAGGTCAGATCATGGCCTATGAATTCAACGGTGATCCGTATTTCTACTCGTTGGGCGGTTTGTTTGCATCCTTTGACCCAAGGATATCCGACTCCTACAGTCACGGCGGTCCCACCTCGCCTTTTGTAACCTCGACCGATCTGAACGGTGATGGATTAAACGAGGTGGTAGCTTCCTATAGTTCACCGGAGCCATCCACCGGACTGGGTTTGTTCGACGCCCGCACGGGCCTGCCTGCTTACGATATGCTGGCGCCGACCATTGAAAGTTCACCGAGAGTCTACGGCACGGCGGTGGGCGACCTCACCGACGACGGCTTGCCGGAAGTAGTCGTGCTGGGGCGCGACTCGCTGGGTGATATGACCATGTGGGTCAAGACCAACGGCGTCGACGATCTGCCCGGCTGGCCGGTGAAAGTTCCGGGGGTCGAACTCTGGATAGGTTCCTATCCGATTCTGGCCGACCTTGACCTTGACCGCATACCGGAGATACTCTGCACGTTCTTTGAGTACGACATAGCGTCTCTTTATATATACCGGTCCGACGGCAGCCCCTACATAGACGACGAAGCACACAATGGTGCGGCGGCTTTCACGGAAGCGGTGACCTTCGGTACGCCCACCGTAGCCAACCTGACCGGTGATGAGTTTCCCGAGATCATGATTCGCGCCGGGCACATCCTGCCGGGAACCGGTACCGAGCAGATTTTCATTCTCGATCATCTGGCCCAACCGCTTCCAGACTGGCCGGTGGCAACTCCCACTCGTCCGACCCAGGTGTTTTCGTCCCGCTATGCGCCCTTGGTGGACGATCTCGACGGCGACGGCCTGGTCGAACTGATTATCGTGAGCGACGGCCTGGAAATCCTGGTGTGGGATTTCGACGCCGCCTATGACGACGGCTTGAACACAGGCCGCTTTCTCGTTGATAATCGTAACTCAGGTATCCTTCCGCCTTCGCTTCTGCCGACCGGCGTCGATGACGAACCGACCCGTCTTCCCGTGAGAGCCACCCTTAGTCAGAACTACCCAAACCCGTTCAATCCGGTCACGAACATCGAGTTCAGTCTGCCGCGCAGCACTCATGTCGATCTGCGCGTGTTCAACATCCTCGGTCAAGAGGTGCGCGTTCTACTTGATCGACAGATGCAAGTGGGTGAATACAGCGTACCCTTCGATGCCACGGGATTGTCGACGGGCGTCTATTTGTACCGTATGAAGACCAGCGATAAAACCATGACTAGAAAAATGGTACTCGTAAAATGA
- a CDS encoding oligosaccharide flippase family protein yields the protein MPSVIRLLIRNVFTSWMGMVIALVITFFFTPYLIAQLGKSQYGVWSLVFSLVAYMRLADVGMNQAVTRFFSRFYALSDWKQLNEVVSSSARIYLIVSLAIVAATASIAYGLLHYFQIDAELLRVARITLVVIGLNQAVTYLMIPFAALLPFHRADIVNYFEIGTLIVQTAVIVLLLELGYGLVAMSLLILGLNILSHLWRYSIRSKLFPQVQFSRAGISTEKTKELLSYGGTSLLIVAAWIVIFQTDNIVIGRFISMEAVAVYTVPAMIVTQLRNSISAISTPIIPTISHIEAESDETQVMQIYLKSTRYLYYLSGFICIGVLLYGGPFILLWVKEGFADSIDILYILIIPASIYLPQMIANSVLFGVSKHKVLFYILAAEGISNIALSLALVGRYGIIGVALGTAIPQAIIYLFIYPYVFHRVMSAKVSAFYLTAARSIICAVVFTLPVAWFSVRILSPDSWPRLIGGCLLVSVAMLIGFSGFVLETDDRRRILGSLKAKLGRG from the coding sequence ATGCCGTCAGTAATCAGACTACTTATCAGAAATGTGTTCACCTCCTGGATGGGCATGGTGATCGCGCTGGTCATCACGTTCTTTTTCACACCTTATTTGATTGCGCAACTGGGCAAGAGCCAATACGGCGTGTGGTCGCTGGTGTTTTCTTTGGTTGCCTACATGCGGCTGGCCGACGTCGGCATGAATCAGGCGGTGACGAGATTCTTCTCCAGGTTTTACGCTCTGTCCGACTGGAAACAACTCAACGAGGTGGTCAGTTCGTCGGCTCGCATCTACCTCATAGTCTCGCTGGCCATAGTGGCGGCCACGGCATCGATTGCCTACGGCCTGCTGCACTATTTTCAGATCGACGCGGAACTGCTCCGGGTAGCACGCATCACCTTGGTGGTAATCGGCCTCAATCAGGCAGTTACCTACCTGATGATACCGTTCGCCGCATTGCTGCCGTTTCATCGCGCCGACATCGTCAACTACTTCGAGATCGGTACCCTGATTGTCCAGACGGCGGTGATCGTGCTACTGTTGGAACTCGGCTACGGTTTGGTGGCCATGTCGCTGTTGATTCTGGGCTTGAACATCCTCTCGCACCTGTGGCGCTATTCGATTCGTTCAAAGTTGTTCCCCCAAGTTCAGTTTTCCAGGGCGGGCATCTCGACCGAGAAGACCAAAGAACTGTTGAGCTACGGTGGTACTTCGTTGCTCATCGTGGCGGCATGGATTGTTATTTTTCAGACGGACAATATCGTGATCGGACGGTTCATTTCGATGGAAGCAGTGGCCGTGTACACGGTGCCGGCCATGATCGTGACACAGTTGCGCAATTCGATCAGCGCCATCTCCACACCGATCATTCCAACTATCAGCCACATCGAAGCTGAGTCCGACGAGACCCAGGTCATGCAAATCTACCTCAAGTCGACGCGCTATCTATATTATCTGTCCGGTTTCATCTGCATCGGCGTGCTACTCTACGGCGGACCGTTCATCCTGTTGTGGGTCAAGGAAGGATTCGCCGATTCAATCGACATTCTCTACATTCTCATCATACCGGCTTCGATCTACCTGCCGCAAATGATCGCCAACTCTGTGCTGTTCGGCGTTTCCAAACACAAGGTGCTGTTCTATATTCTGGCGGCCGAAGGGATCTCCAACATCGCCTTGTCGCTGGCCCTGGTCGGTCGTTATGGTATCATCGGAGTCGCCCTGGGGACAGCCATACCGCAGGCAATCATCTATCTGTTCATCTACCCGTATGTGTTTCATCGCGTCATGTCGGCCAAAGTTTCGGCCTTCTACCTTACCGCAGCAAGGTCGATCATCTGCGCCGTGGTTTTTACCTTGCCCGTGGCCTGGTTTAGCGTCAGAATATTGTCGCCCGATAGCTGGCCGCGACTGATCGGTGGCTGCCTGCTGGTATCAGTCGCCATGCTGATCGGTTTCTCAGGCTTTGTTCTTGAAACCGATGACCGCCGCAGGATTCTCGGGAGTTTGAAGGCTAAGCTGGGTAGAGGGTGA